From uncultured Roseateles sp., the proteins below share one genomic window:
- the glk gene encoding glucokinase, with product MPAPVHPPHPAAPGASHPWLVADIGGTNARFGWVDGRSETVQHVHTLAVPDFTDPAAAAQAYLDQLRARLGTDFQPPHRAAFAVATAVAGDCIELTNSHWSFSRQRVQTELGLQALLVLNDFEALALSLPRLQPSQWRAHGAAPLHQGTLAVIGPGTGLGVAGVLQTPAGWVALASEGGHATLAAGDDFESALLARVRQDYAHVSAERLLSGIGLPVLHGAMAEVLGEPTPPLSTEQIVALGLSGADALCTRTLDMFCALLGSFAGNVALTLGARGGVYIGGGIVPRLGDMFFTSRFRERFEAKGRFRGYLEEIPTALITDTLAALTGAALAIEQYRQA from the coding sequence GTGCCAGCCCCAGTTCACCCCCCACACCCCGCCGCCCCCGGTGCCAGCCACCCCTGGCTGGTGGCCGATATCGGCGGCACCAATGCGCGCTTTGGCTGGGTCGATGGCCGCAGCGAGACCGTCCAGCATGTGCACACCCTGGCGGTACCCGACTTCACCGACCCGGCTGCCGCCGCCCAGGCCTACCTCGACCAACTGCGCGCCCGGCTCGGCACTGACTTCCAGCCGCCGCACCGCGCCGCCTTTGCCGTGGCCACCGCCGTGGCCGGCGACTGCATCGAGCTGACCAACAGCCACTGGAGCTTCTCGCGCCAGCGGGTGCAGACCGAGCTCGGCCTGCAGGCACTGCTGGTGCTGAACGATTTCGAGGCGCTGGCCCTGTCGCTGCCGCGGCTGCAACCCTCGCAATGGCGGGCCCATGGCGCAGCACCGCTGCACCAGGGCACGCTGGCGGTGATTGGCCCCGGCACCGGCCTGGGCGTGGCCGGCGTGCTCCAGACCCCCGCCGGCTGGGTGGCCCTGGCCAGCGAAGGCGGCCACGCCACCCTGGCTGCCGGCGACGACTTCGAGAGCGCGCTGCTGGCCCGCGTGCGGCAGGACTATGCCCACGTCTCCGCCGAGCGCCTGCTGTCGGGCATAGGTCTGCCGGTGCTGCACGGCGCCATGGCCGAGGTGCTGGGTGAGCCCACACCGCCGCTGAGTACCGAGCAGATCGTGGCCCTGGGCCTGTCGGGCGCCGATGCGCTTTGCACCCGCACGCTGGACATGTTCTGCGCCCTGCTGGGCAGCTTCGCCGGCAATGTGGCGCTGACCCTGGGCGCCCGGGGCGGCGTCTACATCGGCGGCGGCATCGTGCCACGCCTGGGTGACATGTTCTTCACCTCGCGCTTTCGCGAGCGCTTCGAGGCCAAGGGGCGGTTTCGCGGCTATCTGGAAGAGATCCCGACGGCCCTGATCACCGACACCTTGGCGGCACTGACCGGCGCGGCCCTGGCCATCGAGCAGTACCGACAGGCCTAG
- a CDS encoding glucokinase, producing MLAFDSPRLIADIGGTYARFALETAQGEFSHVQSLRCADYSDFHAAVKAYLAMLPPVHVEHAGVAIANPVDGDQVRMTNYHWQFSIEQMRQQLGLDTLVVVNDFTALAMAVPRLSGRDRRQIGGGDASKQSVIGVLGPGSGLGVSGLIPAGEGWVALGTEGGHTSFAPRDEREIAVLRFAWKHFDHVSFERLVSGPGLELIYRALAEHAGLTAQELHAPEITRLALDGDDKVCVEALDVFCALLGTAAANLAVTLGALSGIYIGGGIVPRLGEYFDRSPFRARFEDKGRFSAYVAAIPTYVITAEHATFSGASAILDAQLRALKTEPGSAILGQIRRARTELSPAELRVAEHVLAHARSVLNDPIAEIARAAQVSQPTVIRFCRSLGCEGLSDFKLRLASGLTGTVPVTHTQVTQDDSMVELGAKVLGNTASAILQVRSELNRDMIDRAIQLLIHAKRVEFYAVGHYGVVAQDAQFKFLRFGVSSGAYTDPRLQLLAASVLNPGDVAVIISSGGKLPELLEVAEKARERGAAVVAITASQSPLARKADAALIVDHVEDVATHLPMVSRILHLLVIDILAVGVAMRRSPEGVGLLSGPADERLDESDASAVKPQPPTGARRAAPGVSLAGPLARLTSHSR from the coding sequence ATGCTTGCTTTTGACAGCCCCAGGCTGATCGCCGACATCGGCGGCACCTATGCCCGCTTTGCACTGGAGACGGCCCAGGGCGAGTTCAGCCATGTGCAGTCGCTGCGCTGCGCCGACTACAGCGACTTCCATGCTGCGGTGAAGGCCTATCTGGCGATGCTGCCGCCGGTGCATGTGGAGCACGCGGGGGTGGCGATTGCCAACCCGGTCGACGGCGATCAGGTGCGCATGACCAACTACCACTGGCAGTTCTCGATCGAGCAGATGCGCCAGCAGCTGGGCCTGGACACCCTGGTGGTGGTCAATGACTTCACCGCGCTGGCGATGGCCGTGCCGCGGCTGTCGGGCCGCGACCGGCGCCAGATCGGCGGCGGCGACGCCAGCAAGCAGAGTGTGATCGGCGTGCTGGGCCCGGGCAGCGGCCTCGGTGTGTCGGGTCTGATTCCGGCCGGCGAGGGCTGGGTGGCCCTGGGCACCGAGGGCGGCCACACCAGCTTTGCGCCCCGCGACGAGCGCGAGATTGCCGTACTGCGCTTCGCCTGGAAGCATTTCGACCATGTGTCTTTCGAGCGCCTGGTCTCCGGCCCCGGCCTGGAGCTGATCTACCGCGCGCTGGCCGAGCACGCCGGCCTGACTGCGCAGGAGCTGCACGCGCCCGAGATCACCCGGCTGGCGCTGGACGGCGATGACAAGGTCTGCGTCGAAGCCCTGGATGTGTTCTGCGCCCTGCTGGGCACGGCCGCCGCCAATCTGGCGGTGACCCTGGGCGCTTTGAGCGGCATCTATATCGGCGGCGGCATCGTGCCGCGGCTGGGCGAGTATTTCGACCGCTCGCCGTTCCGCGCCCGCTTCGAGGACAAGGGCCGCTTCAGCGCCTACGTGGCGGCGATCCCGACCTATGTGATCACCGCCGAGCACGCCACTTTCAGCGGTGCCTCGGCGATTCTGGACGCACAGCTGCGCGCACTGAAGACCGAGCCCGGCTCGGCCATCCTGGGCCAGATCCGCCGCGCCCGCACCGAGCTGTCACCGGCCGAGTTGCGTGTGGCCGAGCATGTGCTGGCCCATGCCCGCTCGGTGCTGAACGACCCGATTGCCGAGATCGCCCGGGCCGCCCAGGTCAGCCAGCCGACGGTGATTCGTTTTTGCCGCTCGCTCGGTTGCGAGGGCCTGTCCGACTTCAAGCTGCGCCTGGCCTCCGGCCTGACCGGCACCGTGCCTGTCACCCACACCCAGGTCACGCAGGACGATTCGATGGTGGAGCTGGGCGCCAAGGTGCTGGGCAATACCGCCTCGGCCATTCTGCAGGTGCGCAGCGAGCTGAACCGCGACATGATAGACCGCGCGATCCAGCTGCTGATACACGCCAAGCGGGTCGAGTTCTATGCCGTCGGCCACTACGGCGTGGTGGCGCAGGACGCGCAGTTCAAGTTCCTGCGCTTCGGCGTCTCCAGCGGCGCCTACACCGACCCGCGCCTGCAGCTGCTCGCCGCCTCGGTGCTGAACCCGGGCGATGTGGCGGTGATCATCAGCAGCGGCGGCAAGCTGCCCGAGCTGCTGGAAGTGGCCGAGAAGGCGCGCGAGCGCGGTGCGGCCGTGGTGGCCATCACCGCCAGCCAGTCACCGCTGGCGCGCAAGGCTGATGCGGCGCTGATCGTCGATCACGTCGAAGACGTGGCCACGCATCTGCCCATGGTCAGCCGCATCCTGCACCTGCTGGTGATAGACATCCTGGCCGTTGGCGTGGCGATGCGGCGCAGCCCCGAGGGCGTGGGCCTGCTCAGCGGCCCGGCCGACGAGCGGCTCGATGAGTCGGACGCCAGCGCGGTGAAGCCGCAGCCGCCCACCGGCGCGCGGCGCGCCGCGCCGGGCGTCAGCCTGGCCGGGCCGCTGGCGCGGCTGACCTCACACAGCCGCTGA
- a CDS encoding MATE family efflux transporter — MSSAPHAASPRLLSLAWPLFLELWLAIAVGMVGTVLAGRMSDSAGGAFALANQVSATLFILFRIIGAGVSVVVTQSLGGGRRDTADQVARAVLGASSWIGLGTALLALVGAGPLLRLMNAPAEVLPLATVFLQSLSLAMLFDAWNASMASVMRAHLRTRDTLAVFVAMHVCHLALAWPLMQSMGLPGFAVALAISRALGLALHLWLWRTRLGIRPLASDWWHLPRRELAAVLHIGLPGAAENVAYRLAFMVSVAVAALLGAQALATQAYALQLMYGVLLFGLATGFAVEIVVGHMIGAGRLHEAHRLVRRALARGLAVSTMVALGAALAAPWMLGWFTQDPQIIATGTRLMWITVLLEPGRTFNLVVINALRAAGDARYPVVAGAASMLLVLAGGSWLLGVHFGLGLTGLWIAYAADEWIRGLLMWRRWATLGWLPHARAAHRRLRQANAAA, encoded by the coding sequence ATGTCATCAGCACCCCATGCCGCGTCGCCCCGCCTGCTCTCGCTGGCCTGGCCCCTGTTTCTCGAACTGTGGCTGGCCATTGCCGTGGGCATGGTCGGCACGGTGCTGGCCGGGCGCATGTCCGACAGCGCCGGCGGCGCCTTCGCACTGGCCAACCAGGTCTCGGCCACGCTGTTCATCCTGTTCCGCATCATCGGCGCCGGGGTCAGCGTGGTGGTCACGCAAAGCCTGGGCGGCGGCCGGCGCGACACCGCCGACCAGGTGGCCCGCGCGGTGCTGGGCGCCAGCAGCTGGATAGGCCTGGGCACCGCCCTGCTGGCGCTGGTGGGCGCCGGGCCGCTGCTGCGCTTGATGAATGCCCCGGCCGAGGTGCTGCCTCTGGCCACCGTGTTTCTGCAGTCGTTGAGCCTGGCAATGCTGTTCGATGCCTGGAATGCCTCGATGGCCAGCGTGATGCGCGCCCATCTGCGCACCCGCGACACGCTGGCCGTGTTCGTGGCCATGCATGTCTGCCATCTGGCCCTGGCCTGGCCCTTGATGCAGTCCATGGGTTTGCCCGGCTTCGCGGTGGCGCTGGCGATCAGCCGCGCGCTGGGCCTGGCGCTGCACCTGTGGCTGTGGCGCACGCGGTTGGGCATACGCCCGCTGGCCAGCGACTGGTGGCACCTGCCCCGGCGCGAGCTGGCCGCGGTGCTGCACATCGGCCTGCCCGGCGCGGCCGAGAACGTCGCCTACCGGCTGGCCTTCATGGTCAGCGTCGCGGTGGCGGCCCTGCTCGGCGCCCAGGCGCTGGCCACGCAGGCCTATGCGCTGCAGCTGATGTATGGCGTGCTGCTGTTCGGCCTGGCCACCGGCTTTGCGGTGGAGATCGTCGTCGGCCACATGATCGGTGCCGGGCGTCTGCACGAAGCGCACCGGCTGGTGCGGCGGGCGCTGGCGCGCGGGCTGGCGGTCAGCACGATGGTGGCGCTGGGCGCCGCGCTGGCCGCGCCCTGGATGCTGGGCTGGTTCACGCAGGACCCGCAGATCATCGCCACCGGCACCCGGTTGATGTGGATCACCGTGCTGCTGGAGCCGGGCCGCACCTTCAATCTGGTCGTCATCAATGCCTTGCGCGCGGCCGGCGATGCCCGCTATCCGGTGGTGGCCGGCGCGGCCTCGATGCTGCTGGTGCTGGCCGGCGGCAGCTGGCTGCTGGGCGTGCACTTCGGCCTGGGCCTGACCGGCCTGTGGATCGCCTACGCCGCCGACGAATGGATACGCGGCCTCTTGATGTGGCGCCGCTGGGCCACGCTGGGCTGGCTGCCCCATGCCCGCGCGGCGCACCGGCGGCTGCGGCAGGCCAACGCAGCGGCCTGA
- the creB gene encoding two-component system response regulator CreB, with protein MSHVPSMPMMKPLILIVEDEPGIADTLQYALRTDGFEALWCATAEAALAAVAQRVPALIILDVGLPDMNGFELFKRLRQSLIEVPVVFLTARGAEIDRVVGLELGADDYVAKPFSPRELVARVRTVLRRAGKSAAVPAPSPVFELDEGRRQIRFYGRPLDLSRYEFGLLKALMRRPGHVLTRDALLAQVWDDHSDSLDRTVDAHVKTLRAKLKVIAPQLEAIRTHRGTGYALAEDLPAAPHLAPN; from the coding sequence ATGAGCCATGTGCCCTCAATGCCGATGATGAAACCGCTGATACTGATCGTCGAAGACGAGCCCGGCATTGCCGACACCTTGCAATACGCGCTGCGCACCGATGGCTTCGAGGCCTTGTGGTGCGCTACAGCCGAGGCGGCTCTCGCGGCGGTGGCCCAGCGCGTGCCGGCGCTGATCATTCTCGATGTCGGCCTGCCCGATATGAATGGCTTCGAGCTGTTCAAGCGGCTGCGCCAGAGCCTGATCGAGGTGCCGGTGGTCTTTCTGACCGCACGCGGCGCCGAGATCGACCGCGTCGTCGGCCTGGAACTGGGCGCCGACGACTATGTGGCCAAGCCCTTCTCGCCGCGCGAGCTGGTGGCGCGGGTGCGCACCGTGCTGCGCCGGGCCGGCAAGAGCGCTGCGGTGCCCGCGCCCAGCCCGGTGTTCGAGCTCGACGAAGGCCGCCGCCAGATCCGCTTCTATGGACGGCCGCTGGACCTGTCGCGCTACGAGTTCGGCCTGCTGAAGGCCTTGATGCGCCGCCCCGGCCATGTGCTCACCCGCGATGCCCTGCTGGCCCAGGTCTGGGACGACCACAGCGACAGCCTGGACCGCACCGTCGATGCCCATGTGAAGACCTTGCGCGCCAAGCTGAAGGTGATCGCCCCGCAGCTGGAGGCCATACGCACGCATCGCGGCACCGGCTACGCGCTGGCCGAAGACCTGCCAGCCGCCCCTCACTTGGCGCCGAACTGA
- the creC gene encoding two-component system sensor histidine kinase CreC, giving the protein MSQRNRVFVAVLLAYALGLALLMWRLLGDIDPRYRESAEESMVETAHLMASLIEQQSADGINTKALKPVFQSLHERRIKADIFGFEKTRIELRATVVDATGRVLFDSTGRFEGADFSQWRDVKLALAGEYGARATLDVEGQPNTSVMYVAAPIRLQGRIAGAVTVGKPTQSFGQFVQAARQKTLLVGLTSVAAVLVLMLILSVWLVRPWGFAADYLRFVRAQRSFSLPRLSRRAWGTLGAAYAEMRDALAGRNYVADYVQTLTHELKSPLSAIRGAAELLHEPMADSDRQRFVINIERETQRIQELVDRMMELAALESRRSLEHPQPVALRALLDEVCASGAAAGAPRRIQVQLLAGDDAQVLGDAFLLRRAVGNLLDNALDFSPAGGLITVGLQLHARRADVVVQDQGPGIPDYADDKVFEKFYSLARPHTQRKSTGLGLPFVKEIAALHDGRVSLRNAEGGGAVAVLSLPRLMG; this is encoded by the coding sequence TTGAGCCAGCGCAACCGCGTCTTCGTCGCCGTCCTGCTGGCCTATGCCTTGGGCCTGGCGCTGCTGATGTGGCGCCTGCTCGGCGACATCGACCCGCGCTACCGGGAGTCGGCCGAGGAGTCCATGGTCGAGACGGCCCATCTGATGGCCAGCCTGATCGAGCAGCAGTCGGCCGATGGCATCAACACCAAGGCGCTGAAGCCGGTGTTCCAGTCGCTGCACGAGCGCCGCATCAAGGCCGACATCTTCGGCTTCGAGAAGACCCGCATCGAGCTGCGCGCCACCGTGGTGGACGCCACCGGTCGGGTGCTGTTCGACTCGACCGGCCGTTTCGAGGGCGCCGATTTCTCGCAGTGGCGCGACGTCAAGCTGGCACTGGCCGGCGAGTACGGCGCAAGGGCGACGCTCGATGTCGAGGGCCAGCCGAACACCTCGGTGATGTATGTGGCCGCGCCGATACGGCTGCAGGGCCGCATTGCCGGCGCGGTGACGGTGGGCAAGCCGACGCAGAGCTTCGGCCAGTTCGTGCAGGCCGCGCGGCAGAAGACCCTGCTGGTGGGCCTGACCTCGGTGGCCGCCGTGCTGGTGCTGATGCTGATCCTCTCGGTCTGGCTGGTGCGTCCCTGGGGCTTCGCGGCCGACTATCTGCGCTTTGTGCGCGCCCAGCGCAGCTTCAGCCTGCCGCGGCTGTCGCGCCGCGCCTGGGGCACCTTGGGCGCGGCCTATGCCGAGATGCGCGACGCACTGGCCGGCCGCAACTATGTGGCCGACTATGTGCAGACCTTGACGCACGAGTTGAAAAGCCCGCTGTCGGCGATACGCGGCGCGGCCGAGCTGCTGCATGAGCCCATGGCCGACAGCGACCGCCAGCGCTTCGTGATCAATATCGAGCGCGAGACCCAGCGCATCCAGGAGCTGGTCGACCGGATGATGGAGCTGGCCGCGCTGGAGTCGCGCCGCAGCCTGGAGCATCCGCAGCCGGTGGCGCTGCGCGCGCTGCTGGACGAGGTCTGCGCCAGCGGCGCGGCCGCGGGCGCGCCGCGCCGCATCCAGGTGCAGCTGCTGGCCGGCGACGATGCACAGGTGCTCGGCGACGCCTTCCTGCTGCGCCGCGCGGTCGGCAATCTGCTCGACAACGCGCTGGACTTCTCGCCCGCCGGCGGCCTGATCACCGTCGGCCTGCAGCTGCATGCCCGCCGCGCCGACGTGGTCGTGCAAGACCAGGGCCCCGGCATCCCCGACTATGCCGACGACAAGGTGTTCGAGAAGTTCTACTCGCTGGCCCGCCCCCACACCCAGCGCAAGAGCACCGGCCTGGGCCTGCCCTTTGTCAAGGAGATTGCGGCACTGCACGACGGCCGCGTCAGCCTGCGCAATGCGGAGGGTGGCGGGGCAGTGGCCGTGCTGTCCCTGCCCCGGCTGATGGGCTGA
- the creD gene encoding cell envelope integrity protein CreD — translation MMRFPVLTKAAALIAVLLALMMALSSVTGIVRERESRLREAQASVADGLAGAQTLLGPVLRRACDERWDVMQGEGKERQLVTERRDFVLTSLPATLDIKAKADIAPRYRGIFKVNTYTLGSTFSAQWADLGALRPRAEHAGGRLHCEPPQVFVAVGDARGIRVATVTANQQALAILPGTGHGKQGRGFHAQLPVEWVDNSAAPLKLSVGLDLVGTGTLAFAPLGEITQLELRSDWPHPSFGGRFLPSKREVTAKGFTANWQLSALATTAPQELLAGSGLCAFGDMGTENNKTPCIETFGLSFMDPISVYSLSDRATKYGLLFIALSFVAVGLVEVLRRLRVHPIQYLLVGCALSVFFLLLVSLSEHLAFEWAYLAASAACTVLLGFYGSFVLRGWIAGLAFGAGIAALFGTLYVLLQREQTALVLGSLLMFVVLAVIMVATRRIDWYALMTQMRVGDVPDVMRRTT, via the coding sequence ATGATGAGGTTCCCGGTGCTGACCAAGGCCGCGGCGCTGATCGCCGTGCTGCTGGCGCTGATGATGGCGCTGTCGTCGGTGACCGGCATCGTCCGGGAGCGCGAATCGCGGCTGCGCGAAGCCCAGGCCAGCGTGGCCGACGGGCTGGCCGGCGCGCAAACGCTGCTGGGCCCGGTGCTGCGAAGGGCCTGCGACGAGCGCTGGGACGTGATGCAGGGCGAGGGCAAGGAGCGCCAGCTGGTGACCGAGCGGCGCGACTTCGTGCTGACCAGCCTGCCGGCCACCCTGGACATCAAGGCCAAGGCCGATATCGCGCCGCGCTACCGCGGCATCTTCAAGGTCAATACCTACACCCTGGGCAGCACATTCAGCGCGCAATGGGCCGACCTGGGCGCGCTGCGCCCCCGCGCCGAGCATGCCGGCGGGCGGCTGCACTGCGAGCCGCCGCAGGTGTTCGTGGCCGTTGGCGACGCGCGCGGCATACGCGTGGCAACCGTCACGGCCAATCAACAGGCGCTGGCCATACTGCCGGGCACCGGCCATGGCAAGCAGGGGCGCGGCTTTCATGCTCAGCTGCCGGTCGAATGGGTGGACAACAGCGCCGCGCCGCTGAAGCTCAGCGTCGGGCTGGATCTGGTCGGCACCGGCACGCTGGCCTTTGCGCCGCTGGGCGAAATCACGCAGCTGGAGCTGCGCTCCGATTGGCCCCATCCTTCGTTCGGGGGCCGGTTCTTGCCCAGCAAGCGTGAAGTCACCGCCAAGGGCTTCACCGCGAACTGGCAGCTCAGCGCGCTGGCCACCACGGCGCCGCAGGAGCTGCTCGCCGGCTCCGGCCTCTGCGCCTTTGGCGACATGGGCACGGAAAACAACAAGACGCCCTGCATCGAAACCTTCGGCCTGAGCTTCATGGACCCGATCAGCGTCTATTCGCTCAGCGACCGCGCCACCAAATACGGCCTGCTCTTCATCGCCCTGAGCTTTGTCGCCGTCGGCCTGGTCGAGGTCTTGCGGCGGCTGCGCGTGCACCCCATCCAGTACCTGTTGGTGGGCTGCGCCTTGAGCGTGTTCTTCCTGCTGCTGGTCAGCCTCAGCGAGCATCTGGCCTTCGAATGGGCTTATCTGGCGGCCAGCGCGGCCTGCACGGTGTTGCTGGGCTTCTACGGCAGCTTTGTGTTGCGCGGATGGATAGCCGGCCTGGCCTTCGGCGCCGGCATCGCAGCGCTGTTCGGCACGCTGTACGTGCTGCTGCAGCGCGAGCAGACGGCCCTGGTGCTGGGCTCGCTGCTGATGTTCGTGGTGCTGGCGGTGATCATGGTGGCCACGCGGCGCATCGACTGGTATGCCTTGATGACGCAGATGCGTGTTGGGGACGTGCCGGACGTCATGCGGCGCACCACATAA